CTTTTTTTCGCCTCGTTCAAGCGGGTTTTTTCGTAGATCTCTTCGGCTTGGTTGATCTGATTGTAGAGTTTCTCCGTATCACCTTGGACCTTGATCGCCTTAGTTCTATGAATCGCTACGGTATGCGTGACAACCGCATCCATAAAACTTCTATCATGAGTTACTAATATGATTTCACCTTCCCATTCCCGAAGGAATTCTTCGAGCCAACGGATGGTAACAATGTCCAGATAGTTGTTCGGTTCGTCGAGCATGAGCATATCGGGAGCCGAGACGAGGAGTTTTGCGAGATTCATACGAATCTGATATCCTCCCGAAAACTCGGAAGGATTGCGTTCCATGTCCGCTTCCGAAAAACCGAGACCGGAAAGAATTTTCTCAACCTGCCAGGTTTCGTATTCTTCTCCCTCCGGAAGACCAAGAGCGCATTCTTCCAAAACTGTAGGTTTCGTAAAATGAAGATGCTGTTGGAGGTGACCGATCTTATAACCTTTCGGAACCGAGATGGTTCCGGAATCCGCTTCCACGTTCCCGAGAATCATCTGAAAGAGAGTGGATTTTCCGTGACCGTTCCGACCAACAAGACCGACCCTTTCTCCGCGATTGATCGTGAGACTAAGATCGTCAAAAAGAACTTTCGTAGTAAACGCCTTATTCAGGCCTGTAATTTTAATCATCTAAAGCCGTTTTTTTATCCCTTGCTTATCTGTCGAATTCAATCGGCTTCCCACATTTCCTATTTGGAAACCGTAACATACGTTTCAGAATCCAGAAACGTTTCCGAGATTTCCCTCATCGTATCTTTGGTAAAAGAATCCCGAGGCACCATGTGATACACTCTTACGGATTCGGCATTGACGTCGAAAGGATGACCTACGGTCAATTGCAGAAAATCGAAAGAAAGAATCCCATTCTTATGTTCGAATTGAAGAACCAAATCCGTAGTGTCCGAATCATCGAAATGGGTCCCCGTTTCTTTCTTAGAAACGACCTCTTCGGCTTCGCTAAGAATTTCCTGCATGAGTTTGCATGTAAGAAGACGCATCGAAAGAGATTCGTAATTATAAAGATAAGGACCGAATCCGGAAGGACCGAAAGCAATCTCGAAAATATTCTTTCCTTCGCAGTCAATCGGAAACCCGTTCAGACTTCGGAGAAGAAATTTCGTTCCTAAATTCGCGTTTAGAATTTTACCGTTTGCATCCGTGGAAAAGGCGGGATCCGGATTTAGATTCTGCGTCATCCTTTCTAAGATCGGAATCACCTTCGCGTCAGAAAAATTCGTATTTTCGAATTCGGGGGAAAAACCGCCTGCAAGTAAAAGTGCGTTCTTACGAGTCGAAGAAACCTTAAGAACGTCGCATAATTTAAGAATCACGTCCCTCCCCGGTTTGGAACGACCGGACTCCAAAAAACTCAAATGTTTTGTAGAGACTCCCGCTTCGACGGAGAGTTCCAATTGTGACATGGAGCTCGCGACCCTTAAAATACGCAGAATATTTCCGAAGGCTTTCGTCATAAAATTACCTCGAGGGAATTGCTAAACGCAGAAAAGCAAATTATCCTTACAAATATCCAATATCAAAAAGAAGCCGAATCCGATCAGCCTAATTTTATTCTCTCTTCTTTGCATATCGATTCACGAGGTACAATGAAAAAACGAACAGCCATTCTAACTTTATCCATGTTTCTCGCTTATATTCTAATCGGAAATTTTTTACATCGCTTTGCATTTGCCGAAGCCGAACCGGATCTTTCATTCTATCCCGCAAAGGGAGAAATGATTGAGAATCGCTTTGCGAACGAAAAGATCGTATTCGTAACACCCGGTCGGGATACGAACGGAAAATATTCCGAAAACGATTTGTATCTACAAGCCAAAGGTGCCGTACCCAAACCGCATAGACATGCAGATTTAGAAGAAACGTTCACGATCCTAAAGGGAAATCTCAGTTTGATCAAAGGAGACAAAAAATACGATCTGAAAGAAGGAGATTCGATCACGGTTCCGAAAGGAGAAGCGCATCATCCTGAAAATAAAAGCGACGCACTGGTAATCGTAAGAGTCAGGGCGACTCCCGCGGGCAAACACGACCTAATGCTTGCCCAAGTGCACGGCTTTTTTACCGAAAAAGAAACTCCAAGAGGCAAGGTAGAATGGATATTGCAAGCGATGCTTTACTCGGTATATTATGAAACCTATATGGCGGAACTTCCAATCGGATTTCAGAAATTTCTTTCCTTCTTAATCTCGCCGGTAGCAAGATTACTCGGATATAAGAGTTGGTATCCTGAATATTCTCTTAAATGGAAACAAAGCGCGGAATAAAAATAGTCGGCGGACAATGTTCGCAAAAATTCATAAAGTGACTTGGTTTCACTCAAAACGATCCGATTCGTTTCGATCCAGAAAAGCGAGATTGAAAATTTTTCGAATGTAAAAACCCTGAAAAGAAACAAGACCAAGGATGGAAAAGAAAAAAGGATCCAATCGAATTGCCAAAGAATTCCAAGACGTTTGGGCGTTCCCCCGCGGGCATATTCTTTCATTAGATTATTCTAAATATGGAATAGATCCACAAGCCACTCGACCGCGGGGTCGGGCTTCTCCAGGCTCCGCTTCGCTACGGCCCTGAACGGGCCGCTACCGCGCCTTTCGAATCCCTAACGCAAAGAAAAAAAGAAAAAACTTAGATTTGAAATTTTGAAAGAATCACGAAAAAGGAACCGAGCCGCACCTCCAAATGGAAAACGTGACGTGATCGTAACAGCGACTATCTTCAAGTCCGTTTTCAATCTATTTTTTGGAATGAAATTTTGTTGAAACGATCACTCGACGTCCTTCACGCTCCAGGCCCAAAAGATAAAGACGAGCTGAAAGGGAAGACGAACGTAAAGAGCCCAAACGGGAACACCGAAGTCCGTTCCGGAAAGCGCGGCCTGAAGCATATAGATATTTGCGGGAAGAACCGCGATCAAAAGCACAATAATTCCAAAACTCGCCAATCTTCGAAGAGGTTGTAAAAACAAAGCCAGACCCAGAACGATTTCAGCGATTCCGCTCACATAGTTCAAAAGGGAATGATAAGGAAGATAAGGAGGCATCATTCTCAAATAGAAAGGTGGATTGAGAAAATGATTGAGCCCGGCAAAAACGTAAAAGACTGCCATCGCATACAAAAGAATTTTTTTCATGAAATCTCCAATTGATGAAGAATTGTATCGATAAGAAAATAAAGGGAAGAGTTTTTTTAAGTCTAACAATAAAAAATAGATCCCATTCTCCCATTCCAGACGGATCGCAAACAACTCAAAAAGATTTCCGCATTTCTATCGATCTTCTGTAAATCGTGAACCGAAAACAAAACCAACGAGTTCACTTTTCTAAGAATGATTTCCCAATCAATAGAAACAAACCCCAACCGATCAAGACGAACCCTGTCGATTTTCGAATCGAAAATTTACCGTCGATCCATTTTTCCGCTAAGACTAAAGCGGTAAGACCGATCATCCAGGAAAGACTCATCACTCCTCCGACGAACATTAGAGCCATCAAAAGAAGACAACAACCCACGCAATAAACCCCTTGAGACCAACCCATCTGAAAGGCGCCTAACGCATCTTCCTTCCAAGAGGTGAGAAAAAAACCGAGAGGAGATTTACACTGAGAAAGACATTTGTCTTTGAGGCCGCTGAACTGAAAAATTCCGGTCGTAATCAAGAGCCCCGCGCTCCATTCCATGGAATAAAACGAGAGATTGGAAGAAATTAAATTCAACCTCAAAAGAAGAAACTGGAGCGCCGTTCCCAGAAGGCTATATCCCGCCCAAGCAGAAAGATAACCCAAGACGATATAAATTCCATTTCCGATTCCGAAAAAAGAAGCACCTCGGTTTTTACTTTGATCCATCTTCGTAAACAAAAGAACCGATTTCAAAAAGGAAGGAAGCATCATAGCGACCATCATCAAAACCCACATAGAAAGATTGAGAACGAACCAAGATAAAGAGAAAGTATCGGAATGTTTCCCGCAATGATCGCTTCCACCAGCATTCATCCAAGACATATCATACATCGCCATCCAAGAAACGAACGTTAGGAGCGACATCAGTCCCAAAAGAACGGTCTGCTCCAAATTCATACGAAGCCTAAAAATTCCGTCAAAGCATTTCATTTAACTAACCTTTCCATTGGAAGGGACCCAAAAAACCATTCTTACCTGAATTTTCCCAATCGAATTCATAATCTTTCACCGTCGCTTTTACGGTGATTCCGGGTGCAATCTTTTGCGCAACGTGAGCGACGTTATCGAACCAGACGGTTCTCCCGCGATGTCCACGGATCGATTCGAGTCGAACGTCCACGAGATTCGGAATCTTCAGTTCCCTCGTCTTATCCCCTTTGAGTTCGTATTGAATCGGAACTCTTTTCGCTCCTAAGAATTTCGTAGTAAGGGATTTCATAAACTCGGGAGCGCCGCCCATCTCACCCGAAAAAATGCGAAAGAGAGAATCGAGCTGTTCTTCGTTCGCACGTTCTTCTATATAAAGGCCCGTAGTCCAAGATACGTCCGCCATCCGACCCGGCGTAAAAACGAGCATCGCGACGTTCAGGTCGTCCAACTTCACGCCGGAACATTCTCCTTCTTGAATATGAAACGCGAGCATACTCTGACAGTGACCGTACGAAGGCTCCGCTTTGAAACCGCTCAAGAGACAAGGGCAAAAACTTTCACAGCTACAATGCTCGAAATAGTCCCCTTCCAAAAACCATCTTCTTTCCTGACCCATATTATCCTTCCTTTCCAAAATCCGTCTCTCCAGGAAAAAATCCTAAGCTTTCAAAAAACGGATTGTATATAAGTTTTTTATAAATTTCTAAACCGAATCCAAATTCTCTCGGAAGTAGTCTTCCAATCTTTGGGCTCCGTATTTCGGACCAATAACGTCTAACGTGTGTACAACGTTCCCAAAACGAAGAAATTGGAAGATTCTTTGATTGAAAGGTTGCAAAAATCGAATCAAGATTCGGTTCAAAAAGATCGGTATACGAAAAAGCCTTTGATCCTTTCCTGCGACTCGAAGAGCGAGTTCCGTAATCTCGTCTCTCGAGAAAATATCCGGACCACCGAGATTCATTTCTTCTAAATCGATTTTCAGGGCTTCCACGACCGCTCTTGCTACGTCCTTCTCGTGGATGGGATTGATTCTTACCTTTCCTTCCCCGAGGACGACTCCGATTCCCTTTTTTGCTAACTTCAAAAAGCCAAGAAGAATGGAAAAGAACGCCGTAGGTCGAACGATCGCAAACCGAAGCCCCGATTTTCGGATCGCTTCCGAAATTTTCTCGTGACTCTGAATGTATTCCGTTTTTTGAATTCCTTCCACGCGCAAAAAGGAGACGTAAATAAACTTGGAGACACGTTCACGAACTGCCGCAGAGAGAACGTTTCGATTTCCGGCAAAATTGATCTCTTCAAAGGTATGTTTGTCTTGAAAATTCTTAAGATCGAGACTCGCCCCGGCACAGGAAATGACCGCGTCCATTCCTAAAACAGCGGAACTCAAACTCTTAAGATCGAAAAGATCACCTAATATCGATTCATCGAAAGGCGCGGTCAAACTTTTCAGTTTAGAAGGAGATCGTGAGAGAACTCGAATCCAATACCCCTGTTTCCGCAATTCTTCGATCACGAATTTTCCTAAACTTCCCGTAGCTCCCAGAACCAAGATTCGTTTCATATTCTACCCTCAAAAATAGACGCATAAGTCTATTTTTAGATTTCAGAAGTAGACGATTCCGTCTACTAAAATATAGACAAACGAGTCTATTTTTTAATGCCCTTTTAGGGAGAATTGAGAAGATGAGCGAGAAATCGATCAAAATCGGGGTATTCCATGAAAACTCGGGAAAAAATCATTCAAGCCGCAGACGAACTTTTTTACGAACGGGGGTTTGCAAACACGGGCGTGAACGATCTCCTGGAAAGATCAGGAGTTCACAAAGGAAGTTTTTACAAATACTTTCGAGAAAAAGGGGACGTGGGTTTGGAATACCTTCGCCTTCGAAGGGAGAGAAATGCGGAACTCTTTCGCACTTTGACGAGTCGTTCTTCCGACTTCAGTCAGTTGGTCAAAGCTTGGGTAGTTTTGTTACGCAAAGAAGCAAAAGCCGATCGCCTCAAAGGTTGTCCTTTTGCGATGTTTGCAAATCAGACTTTCTCTTCCCCTCTTTCTCTCGATGAAAAACAATTCGCCGATGCCAATCGCCAGATCCGCGAGGTCGTTTGCGATTGGGAGGAAATTTTCTCTTCCTATCTTCGAAACTCCACCACCGGAAAAAAAGATACGTTATCCGAAACGGAAATTCAATCCTTCGTTAGAAGAATCGTGATTCTTTATGAAGGTTCGATCCAAGTTTATTTTATGACGGGGAGAGAAGAATATCTGAAAGAGTTTCAGGAGAGCTTGTTGATGTTGGGGAAGTTTTATGGAAGGGTGTGAGTTGGAGGAGTAAAGAACGGAGAAAAAACCCGATTCTTTTTTATTCGTATGCAAGAATATCTCTTTGTTTATTAGTAAAATAGAATGATCCGGACTGCGCCTAACGTTTTCCAAAGAAAAAGATTCTAAAAAGTCGTTGCCTTCATTCGAATTTATTAAACCTTGTCAAGGCAATGTTCACTCAAACTAAAATCAGAATTCTTATTGTTTCAACCGCACTTTTCATTTTCCAATCCTGTTTTACAGTCTTTCCAAAAGCAGAGAAAGTAGTTTCA
This Leptospira stimsonii DNA region includes the following protein-coding sequences:
- a CDS encoding helix-turn-helix transcriptional regulator, whose product is MTKAFGNILRILRVASSMSQLELSVEAGVSTKHLSFLESGRSKPGRDVILKLCDVLKVSSTRKNALLLAGGFSPEFENTNFSDAKVIPILERMTQNLNPDPAFSTDANGKILNANLGTKFLLRSLNGFPIDCEGKNIFEIAFGPSGFGPYLYNYESLSMRLLTCKLMQEILSEAEEVVSKKETGTHFDDSDTTDLVLQFEHKNGILSFDFLQLTVGHPFDVNAESVRVYHMVPRDSFTKDTMREISETFLDSETYVTVSK
- a CDS encoding cupin domain-containing protein; protein product: MKKRTAILTLSMFLAYILIGNFLHRFAFAEAEPDLSFYPAKGEMIENRFANEKIVFVTPGRDTNGKYSENDLYLQAKGAVPKPHRHADLEETFTILKGNLSLIKGDKKYDLKEGDSITVPKGEAHHPENKSDALVIVRVRATPAGKHDLMLAQVHGFFTEKETPRGKVEWILQAMLYSVYYETYMAELPIGFQKFLSFLISPVARLLGYKSWYPEYSLKWKQSAE
- a CDS encoding DoxX family protein, with translation MKKILLYAMAVFYVFAGLNHFLNPPFYLRMMPPYLPYHSLLNYVSGIAEIVLGLALFLQPLRRLASFGIIVLLIAVLPANIYMLQAALSGTDFGVPVWALYVRLPFQLVFIFWAWSVKDVE
- a CDS encoding DUF2182 domain-containing protein, with the translated sequence MNLEQTVLLGLMSLLTFVSWMAMYDMSWMNAGGSDHCGKHSDTFSLSWFVLNLSMWVLMMVAMMLPSFLKSVLLFTKMDQSKNRGASFFGIGNGIYIVLGYLSAWAGYSLLGTALQFLLLRLNLISSNLSFYSMEWSAGLLITTGIFQFSGLKDKCLSQCKSPLGFFLTSWKEDALGAFQMGWSQGVYCVGCCLLLMALMFVGGVMSLSWMIGLTALVLAEKWIDGKFSIRKSTGFVLIGWGLFLLIGKSFLEK
- a CDS encoding DUF1326 domain-containing protein, with amino-acid sequence MGQERRWFLEGDYFEHCSCESFCPCLLSGFKAEPSYGHCQSMLAFHIQEGECSGVKLDDLNVAMLVFTPGRMADVSWTTGLYIEERANEEQLDSLFRIFSGEMGGAPEFMKSLTTKFLGAKRVPIQYELKGDKTRELKIPNLVDVRLESIRGHRGRTVWFDNVAHVAQKIAPGITVKATVKDYEFDWENSGKNGFLGPFQWKG
- a CDS encoding SDR family oxidoreductase, which translates into the protein MKRILVLGATGSLGKFVIEELRKQGYWIRVLSRSPSKLKSLTAPFDESILGDLFDLKSLSSAVLGMDAVISCAGASLDLKNFQDKHTFEEINFAGNRNVLSAAVRERVSKFIYVSFLRVEGIQKTEYIQSHEKISEAIRKSGLRFAIVRPTAFFSILLGFLKLAKKGIGVVLGEGKVRINPIHEKDVARAVVEALKIDLEEMNLGGPDIFSRDEITELALRVAGKDQRLFRIPIFLNRILIRFLQPFNQRIFQFLRFGNVVHTLDVIGPKYGAQRLEDYFRENLDSV
- a CDS encoding TetR/AcrR family transcriptional regulator is translated as MKTREKIIQAADELFYERGFANTGVNDLLERSGVHKGSFYKYFREKGDVGLEYLRLRRERNAELFRTLTSRSSDFSQLVKAWVVLLRKEAKADRLKGCPFAMFANQTFSSPLSLDEKQFADANRQIREVVCDWEEIFSSYLRNSTTGKKDTLSETEIQSFVRRIVILYEGSIQVYFMTGREEYLKEFQESLLMLGKFYGRV